The Pedobacter roseus genome contains a region encoding:
- a CDS encoding ATP-dependent helicase, producing the protein MNYLEGLNPQQRAAVENTKGPVMIVAGAGSGKTRVITFRVAHLIQTGTDPFNILVLTFTNKASKDMRERISKVVGAEAKNIWMGTFHSVFAKILRVEAEKIGYPNNFTIYDTDDSKSVLRAILKEMQLDDKLYAVNFVFGRISSAKNNLISWGEYQSNDQIQAEDIQNKRPLIGQIYEQYAKRCFRAGAMDFDDLLFKTNILLKEHPEVLNKYQQKFRYLMVDEYQDTNFSQYTIVKKLAAAYQNICVVGDDAQSIYAFRGANIQNILNFERDYPDLKVYKLEQNYRSTQNIVDAASSIIANNKNQLEKNVFSENVEGDRIKVARAFTDNEEGKLVAESIIQERGLKGYTYHDFAILYRTNAQSRAMEEGLRKLNIPYKIYGGTSFYQRKEIKDLIAYFRLTFNPKDEEAIKRVINYPKRGIGDTSIDKIIVAADQNGKTMWDVISNAHEYVDGRLANQLNDFSMMVQSFQAEAKKLDAYDSALFIAQHTGILKELYTDDSVEGRARYENIQELLNGIKEFAEREDIEEKGLDIFMQDVALLTNDDKDGDKNKDTVSLMTIHSAKGLEFKNVFIVGLEENLFPSQMSVNSRSDLEEERRLFYVAITRAEIKLTITYATSRYRWGTLTNCEPSRFINEINPKFLELDVKPAKSNSFDGNFDDERKTWTSQPRDFFSKPKPAAGATASAPPARPKTTTLLAKAHIPTPGFTPSQPHEFQGGMEVEHEKFGFGKIISLEGTLPDVKATVFFQGLGNKQLLLKFAKLMIVK; encoded by the coding sequence TTGAATTATTTAGAAGGATTAAACCCACAACAAAGAGCAGCAGTAGAAAACACAAAAGGACCGGTAATGATTGTTGCGGGTGCAGGTTCGGGCAAAACCAGGGTAATTACATTTCGTGTAGCCCACCTGATTCAAACCGGTACCGATCCATTTAACATTCTGGTTTTAACCTTTACCAATAAAGCGAGTAAGGATATGCGCGAGCGTATTAGTAAAGTGGTTGGCGCTGAGGCGAAAAACATCTGGATGGGTACCTTTCACTCCGTTTTTGCGAAAATTTTGCGTGTTGAGGCCGAAAAAATCGGTTATCCGAACAATTTTACCATTTACGATACCGACGATAGCAAAAGTGTACTGCGTGCCATTTTAAAAGAAATGCAACTGGATGATAAACTTTATGCGGTAAATTTCGTTTTTGGTAGAATTTCATCTGCAAAAAACAACCTGATCTCCTGGGGTGAATATCAATCCAATGACCAGATCCAGGCAGAAGACATTCAAAATAAACGACCGCTTATTGGGCAGATTTATGAACAATATGCCAAACGTTGTTTCAGGGCCGGTGCAATGGATTTTGACGATTTATTGTTTAAAACCAATATCCTGTTAAAAGAACATCCGGAAGTTTTAAATAAATATCAGCAGAAATTTAGATACCTGATGGTAGATGAGTACCAGGATACCAACTTTTCACAATATACCATTGTAAAAAAACTGGCGGCTGCTTATCAAAACATCTGTGTAGTGGGTGATGATGCGCAAAGTATTTATGCTTTCCGTGGAGCAAATATCCAGAACATTTTAAATTTCGAACGCGATTATCCTGATTTAAAGGTTTATAAATTAGAACAGAATTATCGTTCTACCCAAAATATTGTTGATGCTGCAAGCAGCATTATTGCCAACAACAAAAACCAATTGGAAAAAAATGTATTTTCTGAAAATGTTGAGGGTGACAGGATTAAGGTTGCGCGTGCTTTTACCGATAATGAAGAAGGTAAACTGGTTGCCGAATCGATTATCCAGGAGCGCGGCTTAAAAGGATACACTTATCACGATTTTGCTATTCTTTACCGTACCAATGCACAAAGCAGGGCGATGGAGGAAGGTTTGCGCAAACTGAATATCCCTTACAAAATTTATGGCGGAACATCTTTTTACCAGCGTAAGGAGATTAAAGATTTAATTGCTTATTTCCGTTTAACCTTTAATCCGAAAGATGAAGAAGCCATTAAACGGGTAATTAATTACCCTAAGCGTGGCATTGGCGATACTTCTATTGATAAAATAATTGTTGCGGCAGACCAGAATGGAAAAACCATGTGGGATGTAATTTCGAACGCACACGAATATGTTGACGGACGTTTGGCCAATCAACTGAACGATTTTTCAATGATGGTACAGAGTTTTCAGGCTGAAGCGAAAAAACTTGATGCTTACGACTCTGCATTGTTTATTGCACAGCATACAGGCATTTTAAAAGAGCTTTATACGGATGACAGTGTTGAAGGACGTGCGCGTTACGAGAATATCCAGGAGTTATTAAACGGTATTAAGGAATTTGCAGAGCGTGAAGATATAGAGGAAAAAGGACTTGATATCTTTATGCAGGATGTCGCCCTGTTAACCAATGATGATAAGGATGGTGATAAGAACAAGGATACAGTTTCGTTAATGACGATCCACTCGGCGAAAGGTTTGGAGTTTAAAAACGTGTTTATTGTAGGTTTGGAAGAGAACCTTTTCCCTTCTCAAATGTCGGTTAACTCCCGCTCCGACCTGGAAGAGGAACGTCGATTATTTTATGTGGCCATTACCCGCGCGGAAATTAAGTTAACCATTACTTATGCAACCTCGCGTTACCGCTGGGGAACGCTAACCAATTGCGAACCAAGCCGTTTCATTAATGAAATTAACCCGAAATTTTTAGAGCTGGATGTAAAACCTGCTAAATCGAATTCTTTTGATGGTAATTTTGATGATGAGCGCAAAACATGGACTTCGCAGCCACGCGATTTCTTCAGCAAACCAAAACCAGCGGCTGGCGCAACTGCCTCTGCCCCACCAGCGCGACCAAAAACCACTACGTTATTAGCTAAAGCACACATCCCAACGCCAGGCTTTACTCCATCGCAGCCCCATGAATTTCAAGGTGGTATGGAAGTAGAACACGAAAAATTCGGTTTTGGAAAAATCATCAGCTTAGAAGGAACATTACCCGATGTAAAAGCAACAGTATTTTTTCAAGGATTAGGCAACAAACAGTTACTGCTTAAATTTGCGAAACTGATGATTGTGAAATAA
- a CDS encoding type II toxin-antitoxin system VapC family toxin — MASNHYLLDTHWLIWFQENNPKIPKKVLDILQNVENIIYFSQISLFEISIKQALGKLPNFSVTAEDIYNQALLDGFTFLNIENSAIFNYNKIPLLNEHRDPFDRLLISSAIQQEATLLSADEKFKLYANILKLLWQ, encoded by the coding sequence ATGGCATCTAATCACTACCTTTTAGATACACACTGGTTAATATGGTTTCAGGAAAATAATCCAAAAATCCCTAAAAAAGTATTAGATATTCTTCAAAATGTAGAAAATATAATCTATTTCAGTCAAATCAGTTTATTTGAAATATCAATTAAGCAGGCTCTTGGTAAACTCCCCAATTTTAGTGTAACTGCTGAAGATATTTACAATCAAGCATTATTAGATGGCTTTACTTTCTTAAACATAGAAAATTCTGCAATTTTTAATTACAATAAAATTCCATTGTTGAATGAACACAGAGATCCATTCGACCGCTTACTAATCTCTTCTGCGATACAACAAGAAGCAACGCTCCTATCTGCTGATGAAAAATTCAAACTTTATGCAAATATTTTAAAATTGCTTTGGCAATAA
- the smc gene encoding chromosome segregation protein SMC — MQLTRLEIKGFKSFGDKVTINFNEGVTAIVGPNGCGKSNVIDAMRWVLGEQSTKALRSEKMENIIFNGTKNRKQAQLAEVSLSFDNTKNILPTAYSQVTVTRKLYRNGDSEYRLNDVQCRLKDITDLFLDTGIGSDSYSIIELKMVDEIITNKEHSRRSLFEEASGISKYKLRKKQTFNKLKDTETDLERVEDLLFEIEKNLKTLENQARKAERYYKLKEQYRELSVQLATHRIAFFRTDLNALEIQEQNQQVNRTELNTKIDTGEAELQKLKLGSISQEKNLSIQQKATNEFVSKIRAYESEKKVKNEQMRFLQEKETRLSGELEKDKNQVNHIKYNIKRLNEEVVTETEVFNRLESDLKSLKSTLDTLREQQQTEKNRIDNLIKSVNELQNNVYQSQKEIDILNIQKDALVQESNRNVDDTETKTLELKAFDHALAELDIQVREKQANIKNLTEAEEILKDKLAASESNLSSNKEKLTTENRKKDAKQNEYNLTKSLVDSLEGFPESIRFLKKNNAFAKSALLLSDILFCNEDYRIAIENYLEPVMNHYVVEKYADAVQAINLLTDASRGRANFFILENVPDKNPVIGSHEGLISALSVIEVDKKYQHLCNLLLQNVYIAIAEQENLFKETPTDSLTILAKNGKYAQTKFTLAGGSVGLFEGKRIGRAKNLENLAKEIKVSDSLINQYDAAIKAETDNIFNLKEASKINQINALQQEMNRLNNEHISVQTRRDQYQEFITTSENRKTDIAQKIVSIEKALSEKLPALVQLQKNQQEAHVNLQEQQLNYQEIADQVNESAGKYNQDNIRFHQQQNKLSSLEKDLDYRFVQEEALNKRIAQNDKELQEALTQITATLQHTDLNDDTLLEMYQQREEMEKGLAEAEQAYFTSKGSINEVENDLTNIRKNREETDFLLTEIKDKKNALKIDLNALKERLAVEFNIDINDLLETETEIEALESEFELRQKVEKMKRQLDEFGAINSMAMEAFKEMEERYTFIQNQKKDLNAAKTDLLQTIKEIDDTAKDKFMQAFTQAREHFIVVFRSLFNEEDSCDLILSDINNPLEADIDIVARPKGKRPLSINQLSGGEKTLTATALLFSLYLLKPAPFCIFDEVDAPLDDTNIDKFNNIIRKFSDQSQFIIVSHNKRTIASTDIIYGVTMVEQGVSRVVAVDLREVAA, encoded by the coding sequence ATGCAACTTACCAGGTTAGAAATTAAAGGTTTTAAGAGCTTTGGCGATAAAGTGACCATCAATTTTAATGAGGGGGTTACGGCTATTGTTGGGCCTAATGGTTGCGGAAAATCCAATGTAATTGATGCCATGCGCTGGGTTTTGGGCGAGCAGAGCACCAAAGCCTTACGTTCTGAGAAGATGGAGAACATCATTTTCAATGGAACAAAAAACCGTAAACAAGCACAGCTAGCCGAAGTTTCGTTAAGCTTTGATAACACCAAAAACATTCTTCCGACCGCATACTCGCAGGTTACCGTAACCCGTAAACTTTACAGAAACGGTGATAGTGAATATCGTTTAAACGATGTTCAGTGCAGGTTAAAAGACATTACCGACCTGTTTTTGGATACCGGAATCGGTTCAGATAGTTATTCGATCATCGAGCTTAAAATGGTTGATGAAATCATTACCAATAAAGAACATAGCCGCCGTTCCTTATTTGAGGAAGCCTCTGGGATTTCGAAATACAAATTACGTAAAAAGCAGACTTTCAACAAGTTAAAAGATACAGAAACCGATTTAGAACGGGTTGAGGATTTACTCTTTGAGATTGAAAAAAACCTTAAAACGTTAGAAAATCAGGCCCGTAAAGCAGAACGTTATTATAAATTAAAAGAGCAGTACCGCGAATTGAGCGTACAATTGGCTACTCATCGTATTGCGTTCTTTCGTACCGACTTAAATGCTTTAGAAATACAGGAGCAAAACCAGCAGGTAAACCGGACAGAACTTAACACTAAAATAGATACTGGCGAAGCAGAACTGCAAAAATTGAAGCTGGGTAGCATTAGTCAGGAAAAAAATCTTTCGATACAACAAAAGGCCACAAACGAGTTTGTTTCCAAAATCCGCGCTTACGAAAGTGAAAAAAAAGTAAAAAACGAGCAGATGCGCTTTTTACAGGAAAAAGAAACACGCTTATCCGGCGAACTCGAAAAAGATAAAAATCAGGTTAACCACATCAAATACAACATTAAACGTTTAAATGAGGAAGTGGTAACAGAAACGGAGGTTTTTAACCGTTTAGAATCTGATTTAAAAAGCTTAAAATCTACACTCGATACCCTTCGTGAACAACAGCAAACCGAAAAAAACAGGATTGACAACCTGATCAAATCGGTTAATGAACTGCAGAATAATGTATATCAATCGCAAAAAGAAATTGATATCCTCAACATCCAAAAAGATGCCCTGGTACAGGAAAGCAATAGAAATGTTGATGATACCGAAACCAAAACCTTAGAATTAAAAGCATTTGACCATGCTTTGGCTGAGTTGGATATCCAGGTGAGGGAAAAACAGGCCAATATTAAAAACCTGACGGAAGCTGAAGAAATCTTAAAAGACAAATTAGCCGCTTCAGAAAGCAACTTAAGTTCGAACAAGGAAAAATTAACGACCGAAAACCGTAAAAAAGATGCCAAGCAGAACGAGTATAACCTGACTAAATCGCTGGTTGATAGTTTAGAAGGTTTTCCGGAGTCGATCCGTTTTTTAAAGAAAAACAATGCTTTTGCCAAAAGCGCTTTACTCCTTTCTGATATCTTATTCTGTAATGAGGATTACCGAATTGCCATAGAAAATTACCTCGAACCAGTAATGAATCATTACGTAGTAGAAAAATATGCCGATGCGGTTCAGGCCATTAATCTTTTAACAGATGCCAGCCGTGGAAGAGCTAATTTCTTTATATTAGAGAATGTTCCCGATAAAAACCCGGTTATTGGCTCGCATGAAGGTCTCATTTCTGCTTTATCGGTTATTGAAGTCGACAAAAAATACCAGCACCTCTGCAACCTCCTTTTACAAAATGTATATATCGCAATAGCCGAGCAGGAAAATCTTTTCAAAGAAACACCAACCGATAGTTTAACCATTTTGGCCAAAAATGGAAAATATGCGCAAACTAAATTTACCCTGGCCGGTGGTTCTGTGGGCTTATTTGAGGGTAAGAGAATTGGCCGTGCAAAGAATTTAGAAAACCTGGCCAAAGAAATCAAGGTTTCAGACTCATTGATTAACCAGTATGATGCCGCAATTAAAGCTGAAACAGATAATATATTTAACCTGAAAGAGGCGTCAAAAATTAATCAGATCAACGCTTTACAACAGGAAATGAACCGTTTAAACAACGAACACATTTCTGTTCAGACTCGTCGCGATCAATACCAGGAGTTTATCACCACCAGCGAAAATCGCAAAACCGATATCGCCCAAAAGATCGTATCGATTGAAAAGGCTTTATCGGAAAAATTACCTGCTTTGGTTCAATTGCAAAAAAACCAGCAGGAAGCGCACGTTAATTTACAAGAGCAACAGCTTAACTATCAGGAAATTGCCGACCAGGTAAATGAAAGCGCGGGTAAATATAATCAGGACAATATCCGGTTCCACCAGCAACAGAATAAACTTTCAAGCCTGGAAAAAGATTTAGATTATCGTTTCGTACAGGAAGAAGCGCTGAATAAACGCATTGCCCAAAACGACAAAGAATTACAGGAAGCTTTAACCCAGATTACCGCAACTTTACAACATACCGATCTGAATGATGATACGCTTTTAGAGATGTACCAGCAACGTGAGGAAATGGAAAAAGGCCTTGCGGAAGCCGAACAAGCTTATTTTACGAGTAAAGGAAGTATCAACGAAGTGGAGAACGACCTGACCAATATCCGTAAAAACCGTGAAGAAACCGATTTTCTGTTAACGGAGATCAAGGATAAAAAGAATGCTTTAAAAATCGATTTAAATGCCTTAAAAGAGCGCTTAGCTGTCGAATTTAATATTGATATTAATGATCTTTTAGAAACCGAGACTGAAATTGAAGCGCTGGAAAGCGAGTTCGAACTGCGCCAGAAAGTAGAAAAAATGAAGCGTCAGTTGGATGAGTTTGGTGCCATCAACTCTATGGCTATGGAGGCTTTTAAAGAAATGGAAGAGCGTTATACCTTTATCCAGAACCAGAAAAAGGATCTCAATGCAGCCAAAACTGATCTTTTACAAACCATTAAAGAAATAGACGATACGGCGAAAGATAAATTTATGCAGGCCTTTACCCAGGCTCGGGAACATTTTATCGTGGTTTTCCGTTCTTTATTTAATGAAGAAGATAGCTGTGACCTTATTTTATCAGATATTAATAATCCTTTAGAGGCTGATATCGACATTGTGGCCCGTCCGAAAGGTAAAAGACCTTTATCCATCAATCAATTATCTGGTGGAGAAAAAACGTTAACGGCTACTGCCCTGTTATTTTCACTTTACCTGTTAAAACCTGCACCTTTCTGTATTTTCGATGAGGTTGATGCGCCATTGGACGATACCAACATCGATAAATTCAATAATATTATCCGTAAATTCTCCGATCAATCACAGTTTATCATTGTATCGCATAACAAACGCACTATTGCCAGTACCGATATTATTTATGGCGTAACTATGGTAGAACAAGGCGTTTCGAGGGTTGTAGCGGTCGATTTAAGGGAAGTAGCGGCGTAA
- a CDS encoding BlaI/MecI/CopY family transcriptional regulator → MIKELTKAEEQVMLILWEMGEALVKDVIEKMNEPKPAYNTVSTVIRVLEGKGFVDHKAIGNTHIYFPIIKETDYKRFAFDKVMNNYFENSYESLVSFLVKEKSMSTEELNEIIQLAEKLKKDK, encoded by the coding sequence ATGATAAAAGAACTCACAAAAGCAGAAGAACAGGTGATGCTCATCCTTTGGGAAATGGGCGAAGCCCTGGTAAAAGACGTTATTGAAAAAATGAATGAACCCAAACCCGCTTACAATACGGTTTCTACGGTAATCAGGGTTTTGGAGGGAAAAGGTTTTGTTGATCATAAAGCCATTGGCAATACGCACATCTACTTCCCTATCATCAAAGAAACTGATTATAAACGTTTTGCCTTCGACAAGGTAATGAACAATTACTTTGAAAACTCTTATGAGAGCCTGGTTTCCTTTCTGGTCAAAGAAAAAAGTATGAGTACCGAAGAGCTCAACGAAATTATTCAATTGGCAGAAAAACTTAAAAAAGACAAGTGA
- a CDS encoding M28 family peptidase, whose amino-acid sequence MKILYILPLAMMLSCCSSVKNQTGATDTGKLDTQLLKDVEVLSSDAYQGRKTGTKGAEMARAYIIERFQKLGLKSYPQHVNYAQEFTFNGRSGAKVNGTNIIGYIPGKSTNAVVVSAHYDHLGVVKDEVFNGADDNASGTAGLLKIAAYFAKNKPNNTIIFASFDAEEMGLQGAKAFVGNPPVNINTIAIDLNMDMISHSDKGELYVCGTFKYPDLKKFVDTAKTNIKVLFGHDDPKQGHDDWTNQSDQGAFNAKNIPFLYFGVEDHKDYHKATDEYSTITKLFFSNAASAVLDVVKNIDKQTGLQLLLKDKMRMMDNPRKSERF is encoded by the coding sequence ATGAAAATCCTCTATATCCTTCCCTTAGCCATGATGCTAAGCTGCTGCTCATCAGTAAAAAATCAAACTGGAGCTACCGATACCGGCAAATTAGATACTCAGTTATTAAAAGATGTAGAAGTACTATCATCAGATGCTTACCAGGGCCGGAAAACGGGCACAAAAGGAGCAGAAATGGCCAGGGCTTATATTATTGAACGTTTTCAAAAACTAGGCTTAAAATCATATCCTCAACATGTAAACTATGCTCAGGAATTCACTTTTAACGGTAGAAGTGGTGCAAAAGTAAACGGAACCAACATTATTGGATACATTCCCGGTAAAAGTACCAATGCTGTTGTGGTATCAGCGCATTACGATCATTTAGGCGTGGTAAAAGATGAAGTTTTTAATGGTGCCGACGATAATGCATCAGGAACTGCAGGTTTGTTGAAAATTGCGGCATACTTTGCGAAGAACAAGCCAAATAACACTATCATTTTCGCCTCTTTTGATGCAGAGGAAATGGGTTTACAAGGCGCAAAAGCATTTGTAGGTAATCCACCTGTGAACATCAATACCATTGCAATCGACCTCAATATGGATATGATCAGCCACAGTGATAAGGGTGAGTTATATGTATGCGGAACATTCAAATATCCTGATTTAAAAAAATTCGTAGATACTGCAAAAACCAATATCAAAGTACTTTTCGGTCACGACGACCCAAAGCAAGGTCATGACGATTGGACCAACCAAAGTGATCAAGGTGCATTTAATGCTAAAAATATCCCCTTTTTATATTTTGGTGTTGAAGACCACAAAGATTATCACAAAGCAACCGACGAATATTCGACCATTACCAAATTATTTTTCAGCAATGCGGCAAGCGCTGTATTAGATGTGGTTAAAAACATCGATAAACAAACAGGCTTACAGCTGTTACTAAAAGATAAAATGAGGATGATGGACAATCCAAGAAAATCAGAAAGATTCTAA
- a CDS encoding DUF2281 domain-containing protein: MLATVKGYYEKGKITLKEKAPVHTKTEVIVTFLTEDKPVLDKRIPGALKGKISIPDDFNDPLDDLKEYM, encoded by the coding sequence ATGTTAGCTACAGTTAAAGGATATTACGAAAAAGGAAAAATAACGCTCAAAGAAAAAGCGCCTGTACATACAAAAACGGAAGTTATTGTTACTTTTTTAACAGAAGATAAACCGGTTCTTGATAAAAGAATTCCAGGTGCACTTAAAGGCAAGATATCAATTCCAGATGATTTTAACGATCCTTTAGATGATTTAAAAGAGTATATGTAA